In Malus sylvestris chromosome 15, drMalSylv7.2, whole genome shotgun sequence, a single genomic region encodes these proteins:
- the LOC126604229 gene encoding uncharacterized protein LOC126604229 isoform X1, with protein sequence MGKPLCYDTGNAEVSQGLINRLYSVFSDGIHFATPATSLRTNELELVRSVLQMLQGFSSSLFYWDQNGKSFQVKSGIHVSHLSYSSLHALVHQFMHAATCLQLVEIIVNKIEKSAGLPPPTLRAFACSVSAWLKRLRDIALKKEMKIREDGISTTPTLLGLANSLSSLCSGAEYLLQIVHGALPQVYFESNSSLPAAYLAVHILDHLYKKLDEVCLVRGGEEEDYLMLLYLFIGSILSYIEGLDSWLFEGTLDDPYEEMFFYANKAISVDEADFWEKSYLLRQVQYQMLDVGTSASMTSFMKGKECGNKDLQSCPLFIKDIAKSIVSAGKSLQLIRHIPMTSSVVYRNGNDSEVDGFGSFNKGVYHGQSIAGLTLSEVFCVSLAGLIGHGDHIFQHISTKQKVESDDSVIVPVKCSEKIWCKFLVDTLAEKRVTEPESACDNGKRFTDANEEKMFAGVVNGFPHSRSFCQENPALTVCQKILSKNGDAWKSLNLSRNLCLPPLNDEALRKAIFGVESGSTSLAEGTNYTFGFRFGESEYLRSQDDSHMLQSLFPFPTLLPSVQDELCMSELLPFQKNSTLPSRVLAWIQHFEPRSTPLPVVIVQECLTVYMQKQVDCIGRHILSKLMNDWKLMDELAVLRAIYLLGSGDLLQHFLTVIFNKLDKGETWDDDFELNTILQESIRNSADGVLLSFPDSLIVSLTKNHDLNGNEQPKMASLPSTPRKSRAQSFGMDGLDLLNFTYKVSWPLELIANVEAIKKYNQVMGFLLKVKRAKFVLDKARRWMWKGRGSAANNHKRHWLVEQKLLHFVDAFHQYVMDRVYHNAWRELCEGMAAARSLDEVIEVHELYLLTIQRQCFVVPDKLWALIASRINNILGLALDFYSIQLTLSGGTVSAIKAKCEMEVDRIEKQFDDCIAFLLRVLSFKLNVGHFPHLADLVTRINYNYFYMSDAGNLRTLPSSENVASRLGKAFLGRTD encoded by the exons ATGGGGAAGCCTCTTTGCTACG ACACAGGGAATGCTGAAGTTTCTCAAGGGCTGATCAATCGGCTTTACAGCGTCTTCTCCGATGGCATACATTTTGCAACGCCGGCTACCTCCTTGAGGACCAATGAACTTGAATTG GTTCGGAGCGTGTTACAAATGTTGCAAGGTTTTTCTAGCTCACTATTTTATTGGGACCAAAATGGAAAATCCTTTCAAGTCAAGAGTGGGATACATGTCAGTCACCTCTCTTACTCGAGTCTTCACGCCCTTGTTCATCAATTTATGCATGCTGCAACATGCTTACAACTGGTGGAAATTATAGTCAACAAAATCGAGAAGTCTGCTGGATTACCACCGCCTACTTTGAGGGCTTTTGCATGTTCTGTTTCTGCGTGGCTTAAG AGGTTGCGCGATATTGCTTTAAAGAAGGAAATGAAGATAAGAGAAGATGGCATTAGTACAACCCCTACGTTATTGGGATTGGCCAATTCTTTGTCTAG TCTCTGCTCAGGTGCTGAGTATCTGTTGCAAATAGTGCATGGTGCCCTCCCACAGGTGTATTTTGAGTCTAATTCTTCTCTTCCCGCTGCTTACTTGGCTGTTCACATCCTTGACCATCTTTACAAGAAGCTGGATGAAGTGTGTCTAGTGCGAGGTGGTGAG GAGGAAGATTACCTGAtgcttctttatttatttattggaaGTATATTGTCGTATATTGAGGGTCTTGATTCTTGGCTTTTTGAAGGAACACTAGATGATCCATATGAGGAG ATGTTCTTTTATGCTAATAAAGCAATATCTGTTGACGAGGCTGACTTTTGGGAGAAGAGTTATCTATTAAGGCAAGTACAGTATCAAATGTTAGATGTTGGGACCTCTGCCTCAATGACAAGTTTTATGAAAGGAAAGGAATGTGGCAATAAAGACCTTCAATCATGTCCATTGTTTATTAAGGACATAGCTAAGTCTATTGTTTCTGCTGGAAAATCGTTACAGCTGATCCGGCATATTCCCATGACATCCTCAGTTGTATATCGAAACGGAAATGACTCTGAGGTTGATGGTTTTGGaagttttaataaaggtgtTTACCATGGGCAAAGCATTGCAGGTTTGACTTTGTCAGAAGTTTTCTGTGTGTCGTTAGCAGGCCTTATAGGCCATGGTGACCATATCTTTCAACATATATCCACTAAACAAAAAGTGGAGAGTGATGATAGTGTGATTGTGCCAGTAAAATGTTCGGAGAAAATTTGGTGTAAGTTCTTGGTTGATACACTGGCAGAGAAAAGAGTAACTGAACCAGAGTCTGCATGTGATAATGGAAAAAGATTTACAGATGCAAATGAAGAGAAAATGTTTGCAGGTGTAGTAAATGGGTTTCCTCATTCAAGATCCTTCTGTCAAGAAAATCCAGCTCTAACAGTCTGCCAAAAGATCCTTTCTAAGAATGGGGATGCATGGAAATCCTTGAACTTATCCAGAAATTTATGTCTGCCCCCTTTAAACGATGAAGCTTTACGAAAGGCTATTTTCGGTGTGGAGAGTGGATCAACTTCTTTGGCTGAAGGAACAAATTATACTTTTGGTTTCCGCTTTGGTGAATCAGAATATCTTCGTTCACAAGACgactcacatatgttacaaTCATTGTTTCCTTTTCCAACTCTTCTACCATCTGTTCAG GATGAGCTCTGTATGTCAGAGCTCTTACCTTTCCAAAAAAATAGCACCCTTCCATCAAGAGTTCTTGCCTGGATTCAACATTTTGAACCAAGAAGTACTCCACTTCCGGTGGTGATAGTGCAGGAATGTCTTACTGTCTACATGCAGAAGCAG GTGGATTGTATTGGCAGGCATATTTTGTCAAAACTGATGAATGACTGGAAATTGATGGATGAACTGGCAGTCTTGCGCGCGATTTACTTGCTAGGGTCAG GTGATCTGCTACAGCACTTCTTGACTGTAATATTCAATAAGCTGGataaaggagaaacatgggaTGATGATTTTGAGTTAAACACAATATTGCAG GAATCTATAAGAAACTCTGCTGATGGAGTGCTACTAAGTTTTCCTGATTCATTGATTGTATCCCTCACCAAAAATCACGACTTAAATGGAAATGAGCAACCTAAGATGGCTTCCCTTCCCTCAACTCCTCGTAAAAGTCGTGCTCAGAGCTTTGGAATGGATGGACTTGATCTGCTAAACTTCACATATAAGGTCTCTTGGCCACTTGAACTTATTGCAAACGTGGAGGCAATCAAGAAATATAACCAG GTCATGGGGTTCTTGTTGAAGGTTAAGCGAGCAAAATTCGTACTTGATAAAGCTCGAAGGTGGATGTGGAAG GGTAGAGGCAGTGCCGCAAACAACCACAAGCGTCACTGGTTAGTGGAGCAAAAACTTCTCCATTTTGTCGATGCTTTTCACCAGTATGTGATGGACAGA GTATATCACAATGCATGGCGTGAACTATGTGAAGGTATGGCAGCTGCTCGATCTCTGGACGAAGTCATAGAAGTACATGAATTGTACTTGTTGACAATTCAGCGGCAGTGCTTTGTAGTTCCAGATAAGCTG TGGGCTCTCATAGCAAGCAGGATAAACAACATCTTGGGATTAGCATTGGACTTCTATTCTATACAACTGACGCTTAGCGGCGGAACAGTTTCTGCAATTAAGGCCAAATGCGAAATGGAAGTTGATCGTATTGAGAAGCAGTTTGATGATTGCATTGCTTTCCTGCTCAGA GTGCTTTCGTTCAAGCTCAACGTCGGGCATTTTCCTCATTTAGCAGATTTGGTTACTAGGATCAATTACAATTACTTTTACATGTCGGATGCTGGAAACCTAAGGACTCTCCCGAGCTCCGAAAATGTTGCTTCGAGGCTGGGGAAGGCTTTTCTAGGCAGAACAGACTGA
- the LOC126604229 gene encoding uncharacterized protein LOC126604229 isoform X2 — MALVQPLRYWDWPILCLGAEYLLQIVHGALPQVYFESNSSLPAAYLAVHILDHLYKKLDEVCLVRGGEEEDYLMLLYLFIGSILSYIEGLDSWLFEGTLDDPYEEMFFYANKAISVDEADFWEKSYLLRQVQYQMLDVGTSASMTSFMKGKECGNKDLQSCPLFIKDIAKSIVSAGKSLQLIRHIPMTSSVVYRNGNDSEVDGFGSFNKGVYHGQSIAGLTLSEVFCVSLAGLIGHGDHIFQHISTKQKVESDDSVIVPVKCSEKIWCKFLVDTLAEKRVTEPESACDNGKRFTDANEEKMFAGVVNGFPHSRSFCQENPALTVCQKILSKNGDAWKSLNLSRNLCLPPLNDEALRKAIFGVESGSTSLAEGTNYTFGFRFGESEYLRSQDDSHMLQSLFPFPTLLPSVQDELCMSELLPFQKNSTLPSRVLAWIQHFEPRSTPLPVVIVQECLTVYMQKQVDCIGRHILSKLMNDWKLMDELAVLRAIYLLGSGDLLQHFLTVIFNKLDKGETWDDDFELNTILQESIRNSADGVLLSFPDSLIVSLTKNHDLNGNEQPKMASLPSTPRKSRAQSFGMDGLDLLNFTYKVSWPLELIANVEAIKKYNQVMGFLLKVKRAKFVLDKARRWMWKGRGSAANNHKRHWLVEQKLLHFVDAFHQYVMDRVYHNAWRELCEGMAAARSLDEVIEVHELYLLTIQRQCFVVPDKLWALIASRINNILGLALDFYSIQLTLSGGTVSAIKAKCEMEVDRIEKQFDDCIAFLLRVLSFKLNVGHFPHLADLVTRINYNYFYMSDAGNLRTLPSSENVASRLGKAFLGRTD, encoded by the exons ATGGCATTAGTACAACCCCTACGTTATTGGGATTGGCCAATTCTTTGTCTAG GTGCTGAGTATCTGTTGCAAATAGTGCATGGTGCCCTCCCACAGGTGTATTTTGAGTCTAATTCTTCTCTTCCCGCTGCTTACTTGGCTGTTCACATCCTTGACCATCTTTACAAGAAGCTGGATGAAGTGTGTCTAGTGCGAGGTGGTGAG GAGGAAGATTACCTGAtgcttctttatttatttattggaaGTATATTGTCGTATATTGAGGGTCTTGATTCTTGGCTTTTTGAAGGAACACTAGATGATCCATATGAGGAG ATGTTCTTTTATGCTAATAAAGCAATATCTGTTGACGAGGCTGACTTTTGGGAGAAGAGTTATCTATTAAGGCAAGTACAGTATCAAATGTTAGATGTTGGGACCTCTGCCTCAATGACAAGTTTTATGAAAGGAAAGGAATGTGGCAATAAAGACCTTCAATCATGTCCATTGTTTATTAAGGACATAGCTAAGTCTATTGTTTCTGCTGGAAAATCGTTACAGCTGATCCGGCATATTCCCATGACATCCTCAGTTGTATATCGAAACGGAAATGACTCTGAGGTTGATGGTTTTGGaagttttaataaaggtgtTTACCATGGGCAAAGCATTGCAGGTTTGACTTTGTCAGAAGTTTTCTGTGTGTCGTTAGCAGGCCTTATAGGCCATGGTGACCATATCTTTCAACATATATCCACTAAACAAAAAGTGGAGAGTGATGATAGTGTGATTGTGCCAGTAAAATGTTCGGAGAAAATTTGGTGTAAGTTCTTGGTTGATACACTGGCAGAGAAAAGAGTAACTGAACCAGAGTCTGCATGTGATAATGGAAAAAGATTTACAGATGCAAATGAAGAGAAAATGTTTGCAGGTGTAGTAAATGGGTTTCCTCATTCAAGATCCTTCTGTCAAGAAAATCCAGCTCTAACAGTCTGCCAAAAGATCCTTTCTAAGAATGGGGATGCATGGAAATCCTTGAACTTATCCAGAAATTTATGTCTGCCCCCTTTAAACGATGAAGCTTTACGAAAGGCTATTTTCGGTGTGGAGAGTGGATCAACTTCTTTGGCTGAAGGAACAAATTATACTTTTGGTTTCCGCTTTGGTGAATCAGAATATCTTCGTTCACAAGACgactcacatatgttacaaTCATTGTTTCCTTTTCCAACTCTTCTACCATCTGTTCAG GATGAGCTCTGTATGTCAGAGCTCTTACCTTTCCAAAAAAATAGCACCCTTCCATCAAGAGTTCTTGCCTGGATTCAACATTTTGAACCAAGAAGTACTCCACTTCCGGTGGTGATAGTGCAGGAATGTCTTACTGTCTACATGCAGAAGCAG GTGGATTGTATTGGCAGGCATATTTTGTCAAAACTGATGAATGACTGGAAATTGATGGATGAACTGGCAGTCTTGCGCGCGATTTACTTGCTAGGGTCAG GTGATCTGCTACAGCACTTCTTGACTGTAATATTCAATAAGCTGGataaaggagaaacatgggaTGATGATTTTGAGTTAAACACAATATTGCAG GAATCTATAAGAAACTCTGCTGATGGAGTGCTACTAAGTTTTCCTGATTCATTGATTGTATCCCTCACCAAAAATCACGACTTAAATGGAAATGAGCAACCTAAGATGGCTTCCCTTCCCTCAACTCCTCGTAAAAGTCGTGCTCAGAGCTTTGGAATGGATGGACTTGATCTGCTAAACTTCACATATAAGGTCTCTTGGCCACTTGAACTTATTGCAAACGTGGAGGCAATCAAGAAATATAACCAG GTCATGGGGTTCTTGTTGAAGGTTAAGCGAGCAAAATTCGTACTTGATAAAGCTCGAAGGTGGATGTGGAAG GGTAGAGGCAGTGCCGCAAACAACCACAAGCGTCACTGGTTAGTGGAGCAAAAACTTCTCCATTTTGTCGATGCTTTTCACCAGTATGTGATGGACAGA GTATATCACAATGCATGGCGTGAACTATGTGAAGGTATGGCAGCTGCTCGATCTCTGGACGAAGTCATAGAAGTACATGAATTGTACTTGTTGACAATTCAGCGGCAGTGCTTTGTAGTTCCAGATAAGCTG TGGGCTCTCATAGCAAGCAGGATAAACAACATCTTGGGATTAGCATTGGACTTCTATTCTATACAACTGACGCTTAGCGGCGGAACAGTTTCTGCAATTAAGGCCAAATGCGAAATGGAAGTTGATCGTATTGAGAAGCAGTTTGATGATTGCATTGCTTTCCTGCTCAGA GTGCTTTCGTTCAAGCTCAACGTCGGGCATTTTCCTCATTTAGCAGATTTGGTTACTAGGATCAATTACAATTACTTTTACATGTCGGATGCTGGAAACCTAAGGACTCTCCCGAGCTCCGAAAATGTTGCTTCGAGGCTGGGGAAGGCTTTTCTAGGCAGAACAGACTGA
- the LOC126604231 gene encoding thioredoxin-like protein HCF164, chloroplastic, with the protein MVYTPKEPLFCLKWPWDMNPNPKNDTHSVCSFEGPWLFKSVQTIGSLAFNFVSSISLINNLKPFQMDARTGQGKTLKSKTVLSPEEQGEAEHRAFASALASAKEATVVEFYSPKCRLCNSLLNFVVEVESRNSEWLNIVMADAENEKWLPELLHYDIRYVPCFVILDKKGRALAKTGIPSSRLHVIAGLSHLLKMKRPHKSNS; encoded by the exons ATGGTTTATACTCCAAAAGAGCCTTTGTTTTGCCTAAAATGGCCATGGGACATGAACCCGAATCCAAAAAATGACACTCATAGCGTTTGCTCCTTTGAGGGTCCTTGGCTGTTCAAATCTGTGCAAACTATCGGGTCCCTTGCTTTCAATTTCGTCAGCTCAATTTCGTTGATCAACAACTTAAAGCCCTTCCAAATGGATGCAAGAACCGGCCAAGGTAAGACTTTGAAGTCGAAAACAGTGTTGAGTCCGGAAGAGCAGGGGGAGGCGGAGCATAGGGCGTTTGCCTCGGCATTGGCAAGTGCGAAAGAGGCTACAGTGGTTGAGTTTTATTCACCCAAATGCAGGCTGTGCAATTCCTTGCTTAATTTTGTTGTGGAGGTTGAGAGTAGGAACTCGGAGTGGCTTAACATTGTTATGGCAGATGCAGAGAACGAGAAATGGCTTCCCGAG CTCCTCCATTACGACATCAGATATGTGCCTTGCTTTGTTATACTGGACAAGAAGGGGAGGGCACTGGCGAAGACCGGGATTCCGAGCAGTCGACTGCACGTAATAGCAGGCCTCTCTCATCTTCTCAAGATGAAGCGTCCTCACAAAAGTAATAGCTGA